In Psychrobacter ciconiae, the following are encoded in one genomic region:
- a CDS encoding dihydrofolate reductase, whose protein sequence is MSFQDIEVAQIAAVSENHCIGKNNDLPWHIKADLQHFKKMTADSEKTGQDIQGIVIMGRKTFESMASKPLPKRMNVIVTTQTDFAEANNLSDCQNIIVAQSLNDALTKATDLAKKLDLPTVWVIGGERLFTEALAVTDRIELTHVATTIDNGDAFYPTLPNDFSESQKSATMLDDNSGLRFQSVTYQRRSK, encoded by the coding sequence ATGAGCTTTCAAGATATCGAAGTGGCGCAAATTGCAGCGGTCAGTGAAAATCACTGCATCGGTAAAAATAACGACTTGCCGTGGCATATTAAAGCGGATTTGCAGCATTTTAAAAAAATGACGGCGGACAGCGAAAAAACCGGTCAAGACATTCAAGGCATCGTTATCATGGGTCGCAAAACCTTTGAGTCGATGGCATCAAAGCCCCTACCAAAACGCATGAACGTCATTGTCACCACCCAGACAGACTTTGCTGAGGCAAATAATTTAAGCGATTGTCAAAACATTATCGTGGCACAAAGCCTCAATGACGCACTAACAAAGGCAACCGATTTGGCTAAAAAGCTGGACTTGCCGACCGTTTGGGTGATCGGCGGTGAGCGCTTATTTACCGAAGCTTTGGCAGTGACCGACCGTATTGAGCTGACCCACGTGGCGACCACAATTGACAACGGCGATGCGTTTTATCCAACGTTGCCTAATGACTTTAGCGAAAGCCAAAAATCAGCCACCATGCTTGATGACAACAGCGGTCTTCGTTTTCAATCTGTCACCTATCAGCGCCGCTCAAAATAA
- the uvrC gene encoding excinuclease ABC subunit UvrC translates to MVDDILDNDTQKRLKHLIKRLPNLPGVYKMLGKNGDILYVGKAKSLKSRVNSYFAKTIDHPKTRALVARIHDIETIITRSETEALLLEQNLIKEHRPPYNVLLRDDKSYLYVFISADKPYPRLAFGRGKGNHQKGRFFGPFPSAHAAKETLVLMQKMFQMRQCSNTFFRARKRPCLEYQIKRCRAPCVGFVSPEEYNEDVNNTIRFLKGDSSDIHNALIEKMEAAAEALDFEKAVFYRDQLSMLREVQARQAVYTVQGEADVIAITSQAGITCVNVLTVRGGRVLGGKNYFPDVDSTLPLSENLSEFISSFYFQVTDDLPSEIILSHELPDQTAISEALAAHFDSKVVIKTSVREQRADWLDLAQLNANNALKTKLGDYLELNARFNALKDVLSGVTDRTIDRIECFDISHTMGEATIGSCVVFDQGGARKRDYRQYAIHGIQGGDDYAAMKQVLERRYKKQPLPDLLLIDGGKGQLNMAKEVLESFGILNDTLLIGVAKGEGRKAGLEVLHFIDHPPLDLPMDSKALHLIMNIRDEAHRFAITAHRKKRDKRRSSSVLEVIPGLGEKRRRDLLNHFGGIQQLLGASEQELCGVNGIGPVLAKTIYKVLHE, encoded by the coding sequence ATGGTCGATGACATCTTAGACAATGACACTCAAAAACGGCTGAAGCATTTAATCAAGCGGCTGCCTAATTTGCCCGGTGTTTATAAAATGCTCGGTAAAAACGGCGATATTTTGTACGTTGGTAAAGCCAAATCGCTAAAAAGCCGCGTCAACAGCTATTTTGCCAAAACCATCGACCACCCAAAAACGCGGGCACTGGTGGCGCGGATTCATGACATCGAAACCATCATCACTCGAAGCGAAACCGAGGCGCTGCTGCTTGAACAAAATCTGATTAAAGAGCACAGACCGCCATATAACGTCTTGCTTCGAGATGACAAGTCCTATCTTTACGTATTTATTTCCGCGGACAAGCCCTATCCAAGGCTTGCGTTTGGTCGCGGCAAGGGCAATCATCAAAAAGGGCGCTTTTTTGGACCGTTCCCCTCGGCGCATGCAGCAAAAGAGACGCTTGTTTTGATGCAAAAAATGTTTCAAATGCGCCAATGCAGTAACACTTTTTTCCGTGCCCGCAAGCGACCTTGCCTTGAGTACCAAATCAAACGCTGCCGCGCGCCTTGCGTGGGCTTTGTCAGCCCCGAAGAATATAACGAGGACGTAAACAACACCATTCGCTTTTTAAAAGGCGACTCAAGCGACATTCATAACGCGCTGATTGAAAAAATGGAAGCGGCTGCTGAAGCGCTTGATTTTGAAAAGGCGGTGTTTTATCGCGACCAACTTTCCATGCTGCGCGAGGTTCAAGCTCGGCAAGCGGTTTATACCGTTCAAGGGGAGGCGGACGTCATTGCCATTACCAGTCAAGCCGGAATCACTTGCGTGAACGTGTTGACCGTTCGCGGCGGTCGTGTGTTGGGCGGTAAAAACTACTTTCCAGATGTCGATAGCACCTTACCACTATCAGAAAACTTGTCGGAATTTATCAGCTCGTTTTATTTTCAAGTGACCGATGATTTACCAAGTGAGATTATTTTAAGTCACGAATTGCCTGACCAAACGGCAATCAGTGAAGCGTTAGCCGCGCATTTTGACAGTAAAGTAGTGATAAAAACCAGCGTCCGCGAGCAGCGCGCTGACTGGCTCGATTTGGCACAATTAAACGCCAATAACGCCTTAAAAACCAAATTGGGTGACTACTTAGAATTGAACGCGCGCTTTAATGCGTTAAAAGACGTGCTCTCAGGCGTGACCGACCGTACCATTGACCGCATCGAGTGCTTTGATATCTCGCACACCATGGGCGAGGCGACGATTGGCAGCTGCGTGGTGTTTGACCAAGGTGGCGCTCGCAAGCGCGATTATCGCCAATACGCCATTCACGGTATCCAAGGCGGTGATGATTATGCGGCGATGAAGCAGGTGCTTGAGCGGCGTTATAAAAAGCAGCCACTGCCGGATTTACTACTGATTGACGGCGGTAAAGGTCAGCTAAACATGGCAAAAGAAGTGCTGGAGTCCTTTGGGATTTTAAACGATACCTTGCTGATTGGGGTAGCTAAAGGTGAGGGTCGCAAAGCCGGTCTTGAGGTGCTGCATTTTATCGACCATCCGCCGCTTGATCTGCCGATGGACAGTAAAGCGCTGCATTTAATCATGAACATTCGCGATGAGGCGCACCGCTTTGCCATCACCGCGCACCGCAAAAAACGCGACAAGCGCCGCTCATCATCGGTGCTTGAGGTCATCCCAGGGCTTGGTGAAAAGCGCCGCCGCGACTTGCTCAACCATTTTGGTGGCATTCAGCAGCTGCTTGGCGCGTCTGAACAAGAGCTTTGCGGCGTTAATGGTATTGGTCCTGTGCTTGCCAAAACCATTTATAAAGTGCTTCATGAATAA
- a CDS encoding DUF3360 family protein, protein MSSSAKTAFISKDPARQDILDDIASKNSSPNEPDKGKSYQELHQPSSSFDSRDDYLNHELQIMQPKRWRMNLPFRDYRFEYEDTIPAMAATIGKVVMVGAIAATFAAPLGLGEAFVLENVRYELLIVSFFVVLFSGFLLPTANLAGTHGPLIPLIPIVVVAGGHPMAFGLLIGAFGLLLAISKGGSLLAELTSKGVCGGLLLYLGFIGTTSQVKSLFAWAEGIGMSHIAFVVILMTIILYAVLENFQKRWLAVPLSCLLGGGVAFLMGAPFEFKTAPGLPHMSPMYWWGENSGWMLGLPTLESFIVVLPFAVLAVAMWSPDFLGHQVFQKISYPKRSEKVLMNIDDTMVSASFRQVAGSVLGGANFSSSWGTYIVPAAIAKRPIPAGAILTALFCIIAGVWGYPMDLAIWEPVMCVALVVGVFIPLLEAGMEMTREGKTTQSAAIVVFASALVNPAFGWSLTMLLDNLGLIGSKERSAALSKMSRWVIPGVMFVVLTAVMAMVGMLPGIPALMAEFRH, encoded by the coding sequence ATGAGCTCAAGCGCCAAGACGGCTTTTATCTCAAAAGACCCTGCCCGCCAAGATATCCTTGATGATATCGCCAGCAAAAATAGTTCCCCAAATGAGCCTGATAAAGGCAAGAGTTATCAAGAGCTACACCAACCAAGTTCAAGCTTTGACAGCCGCGATGACTATTTAAACCATGAGTTGCAAATCATGCAGCCTAAACGTTGGCGTATGAACTTGCCGTTTCGTGATTATCGCTTTGAATATGAAGATACGATTCCGGCGATGGCGGCAACCATCGGTAAGGTGGTGATGGTTGGGGCGATAGCCGCGACTTTCGCCGCGCCCTTAGGACTTGGCGAAGCGTTTGTCTTAGAAAACGTGCGCTACGAGCTGCTTATCGTTTCATTTTTTGTGGTTTTATTTTCAGGGTTTTTACTGCCGACAGCCAACCTTGCCGGAACGCATGGTCCACTGATTCCATTGATTCCGATTGTGGTGGTGGCAGGCGGTCATCCGATGGCATTTGGACTGTTGATTGGGGCGTTTGGGCTGCTGCTTGCTATCAGTAAAGGAGGAAGCTTGCTTGCTGAGTTGACCAGTAAGGGTGTTTGTGGCGGCTTGCTGCTTTACCTTGGTTTTATTGGTACAACCTCACAGGTGAAAAGCTTGTTTGCTTGGGCAGAGGGTATTGGCATGAGCCACATTGCTTTTGTGGTGATTTTAATGACCATTATTTTGTACGCGGTGCTAGAGAACTTTCAAAAGCGCTGGCTTGCCGTGCCGCTTAGTTGCCTGCTTGGTGGCGGGGTGGCGTTTTTGATGGGCGCGCCGTTTGAGTTTAAAACCGCGCCGGGGCTGCCGCACATGAGTCCGATGTATTGGTGGGGTGAAAATTCTGGCTGGATGCTTGGGCTGCCAACGCTTGAAAGCTTTATCGTGGTGCTGCCCTTTGCGGTTCTTGCGGTTGCCATGTGGTCGCCTGATTTTTTAGGTCACCAAGTGTTTCAAAAAATAAGCTACCCAAAACGTAGCGAAAAAGTGCTGATGAACATTGATGACACGATGGTCAGCGCCTCGTTTCGGCAGGTTGCAGGGTCCGTGTTAGGCGGCGCAAACTTCAGCTCTTCATGGGGCACTTATATTGTTCCGGCAGCGATTGCTAAGCGTCCGATTCCGGCAGGTGCGATTTTGACGGCGCTGTTTTGTATTATTGCCGGTGTTTGGGGCTACCCGATGGATTTGGCAATCTGGGAGCCGGTGATGTGTGTGGCGCTGGTGGTTGGGGTATTTATTCCGCTGCTAGAGGCAGGAATGGAGATGACTCGTGAAGGCAAAACCACGCAGTCAGCCGCGATTGTGGTGTTTGCGTCAGCACTGGTAAACCCCGCTTTCGGTTGGTCGCTGACCATGCTTCTGGATAATCTGGGGCTGATTGGCTCAAAAGAGCGCAGCGCAGCGCTCAGTAAAATGAGCCGCTGGGTCATTCCTGGGGTGATGTTTGTAGTTCTCACCGCCGTGATGGCAATGGTTGGCATGTTGCCTGGCATTCCGGCATTGATGGCAGAGTTTCGCCACTGA
- a CDS encoding HNH endonuclease produces MGNQQPFAPALLRPQKDKIGQCELCERAMSLTRHHLIPQSRHNKSRSRRKFSRDEMKSDIAMLCRPCHSQIHRVFSNYELADYYHTIERIREHSDMQKFIAWVKKRPVGLKIRVKY; encoded by the coding sequence ATGGGTAATCAGCAGCCGTTTGCGCCCGCATTGTTAAGACCGCAGAAAGATAAAATCGGGCAGTGTGAGCTTTGTGAGCGTGCCATGAGTTTGACGCGGCATCATCTAATTCCGCAATCGCGGCACAATAAATCACGGTCGCGCCGCAAGTTTAGCCGCGATGAAATGAAATCCGACATTGCCATGCTTTGCCGGCCGTGCCACAGTCAAATTCACCGCGTCTTTTCTAATTACGAGCTTGCTGACTATTATCATACTATTGAGCGGATTCGTGAGCATAGTGACATGCAAAAATTTATTGCTTGGGTGAAAAAACGACCCGTAGGACTGAAAATAAGGGTCAAGTATTGA